Proteins encoded by one window of Candidatus Zixiibacteriota bacterium:
- a CDS encoding fused MFS/spermidine synthase encodes MNQNKFLFILSCLLLGFASILSQIILFRELLSVFYGNELCLGILLFVWLLWVGLGSKLGNVIFVSKNFLLKNLSFWYFLLAIFSILTIIGIRYSRILLNVLPGEIIGFVPMLIFTFLILGPLCLILGILFVLNSTVWHLDPKLGKMVTKVYLWESLGAGLGGFLGSLVLIPHLSNFSIQGWLLMVLLLFSVSLMVSFSKRKKIFFWLVAILVILAFKMGKLDTYLEGKSLNKLWRGQPVVKSVDSIYGNLVVLKNKEQISLYENGLLLFSYPDEFSSEEAVLYALAEHPEPKRLLLIGGGAGGALTQALKYKDLRIDYVELDPKIIELGESFLPEAEVRALENDRVTIIHKDGRLFVRQKAEEGKGGYDLIVLNLPDPYNAQLNRFYTKEFFGLVKKLLSQDGIFSFRATSSENYLNQEQVSYISSLYRTLSSEFKSVIVLPGSNNVFLASQGENLTYDWMKITKSLKKKNIQATYINEHFLSNRLSPERIEYLLGIIKSTKGKINYDLKPISYFYNTVLWSTQLKSFEKPAFSFLTKLDPLWYFLVGSALSFSFLFLIFRREKFVTGLSLYAIFIAGFSSIILEISIILIYQVFYGYVYSKIGIFLTLFMLGLFAGALYIDKRKGETGMKNLSWLQVLQLVLIAFFLLLISSFFRFRLNPHFLELILGGMIVFSGFIGGAIFTCANQLYLQIRQEKKAGTGYAVDLFGSAFSAILISAIFIPLLGISSTLWLIFLLNFILWGFLYLSSFRTKTAQL; translated from the coding sequence ATGAATCAAAACAAGTTCCTTTTCATCTTATCATGCTTACTTTTAGGCTTTGCCTCAATCCTTTCTCAGATAATCCTTTTTCGGGAGCTGCTTTCTGTCTTTTACGGCAATGAGCTATGCCTGGGGATTCTGCTCTTTGTCTGGCTTTTGTGGGTAGGGTTAGGAAGTAAACTGGGAAATGTCATCTTTGTCTCCAAAAACTTTCTTCTGAAGAATCTTTCTTTCTGGTATTTTCTCTTAGCCATTTTTTCAATCTTAACAATTATAGGAATAAGATACTCCAGAATACTACTGAATGTTCTTCCGGGTGAGATAATCGGATTTGTGCCGATGCTGATCTTCACTTTTCTTATTCTTGGTCCACTGTGTCTGATTTTGGGAATACTCTTTGTTCTGAACTCCACTGTATGGCACCTTGACCCCAAGTTGGGAAAGATGGTGACTAAAGTCTATCTCTGGGAATCACTAGGAGCTGGCCTGGGTGGATTTCTTGGAAGCTTAGTTTTAATTCCACATCTGTCTAACTTCTCTATTCAGGGCTGGCTTTTAATGGTTCTTTTGTTATTCTCCGTTTCACTTATGGTAAGTTTTTCCAAAAGAAAAAAAATCTTTTTTTGGCTTGTCGCTATTCTAGTAATTCTGGCTTTTAAGATGGGAAAACTGGATACCTACCTTGAAGGTAAATCCCTGAACAAGCTATGGAGGGGTCAGCCGGTCGTAAAATCGGTAGATTCAATTTACGGAAATTTAGTCGTCCTGAAAAATAAGGAGCAGATTTCCCTTTATGAAAATGGGTTGCTCTTATTTTCGTATCCAGACGAGTTTTCATCTGAAGAAGCCGTTCTTTATGCCTTAGCGGAACATCCTGAGCCTAAAAGATTACTGCTGATCGGTGGAGGAGCGGGTGGAGCGCTCACTCAAGCTCTGAAATATAAAGACCTGAGAATTGATTATGTGGAGTTAGATCCAAAGATTATCGAGCTGGGGGAAAGTTTTCTGCCAGAAGCAGAGGTCAGAGCCTTAGAGAATGATCGGGTAACTATTATTCATAAAGACGGAAGGCTTTTTGTCAGACAAAAGGCTGAGGAGGGAAAAGGGGGATACGATTTAATAGTCCTGAATCTTCCTGATCCGTATAACGCACAGCTTAATCGATTCTATACAAAGGAATTTTTTGGTTTGGTCAAAAAGCTCTTGTCCCAGGATGGCATTTTTTCCTTCCGGGCTACCTCCTCTGAAAATTATCTAAATCAGGAACAAGTTTCATATATTTCCAGCCTCTACCGCACGTTATCCTCAGAGTTCAAGTCAGTAATTGTGCTTCCCGGCTCAAATAACGTTTTTTTAGCCAGTCAGGGAGAAAATCTGACTTACGACTGGATGAAAATTACTAAGAGCCTGAAAAAGAAAAATATCCAGGCCACTTACATAAACGAGCATTTTTTGAGCAATCGTCTTTCTCCTGAAAGGATAGAATATCTTCTGGGCATCATCAAATCTACTAAAGGAAAGATAAATTACGACCTCAAGCCCATATCTTATTTCTACAACACTGTTTTGTGGAGCACACAGCTCAAATCTTTTGAAAAACCGGCTTTCAGTTTTCTGACTAAACTCGACCCGTTATGGTATTTCCTGGTTGGGTCAGCACTCTCTTTTTCTTTTTTGTTCTTGATCTTCAGACGAGAGAAGTTCGTTACGGGTCTTTCGTTATATGCCATATTTATTGCAGGGTTTTCCTCGATTATTTTAGAGATTTCTATCATCTTGATTTACCAGGTATTCTATGGATATGTTTATTCCAAGATAGGCATATTTCTGACCCTGTTTATGTTAGGGCTTTTTGCCGGAGCTTTATACATTGATAAAAGAAAAGGGGAGACAGGTATGAAGAATTTAAGCTGGTTGCAGGTGCTTCAACTCGTCTTAATCGCATTCTTTCTCCTGTTAATATCAAGTTTCTTTAGATTCAGGTTAAATCCTCACTTCCTTGAATTAATTCTTGGCGGGATGATTGTCTTCTCAGGTTTTATCGGAGGGGCAATCTTTACCTGCGCCAATCAACTCTACCTGCAAATAAGACAGGAGAAAAAAGCAGGCACCGGCTATGCGGTTGACCTTTTTGGGTCAGCCTTTAGCGCTATCTTAATCTCAGCTATCTTTATCCCTCTTTTAGGCATATCCTCGACCCTCTGGCTGATATTCCTTTTGAATTTTATCCTCTGGGGCTTTCTTTACCTCTCTTCCTTCAGAACGAAAACTGCACAACTGTAG
- a CDS encoding S41 family peptidase: MLGEKKYGIIALVLALAAVGIIWIVGLGQTGEQTLQAQAQPQNKDTIMEYSKLLAQVAYSINDRYVENLNPKDLGYAGIKGMLDILDPFSDMLEKKTFNRLMEFTHGKYEGLGMTIEKKDKYIIVVSPMEGTPAFRMGLRAGDKIIEIDGKSAYGMSSEEASNLMRGPAGTKVTLKIKREGIEEPLDYEIERAVIAIKNVPYYGVVGDGIGYIRLSRFSEDTGKELKEAIRDLKTKNIKGLIFDLRFNGGGLLNEGVETSNQFLDKDKLVVYTQGKKPEDLIKYFAKEDALYPDKPLVVLVDEQTASASEIVAGAIQDWDRGVIIGDTTYGKGLVQTVLNMPDDVYLKLTIAKYYIPSGRCIQKPEKSKKNLALAFSDEGADSTKADSTQNEIFHTNGGRVVYGGGGIVPDIVIPAEKFKPIEMDMERQQLFFDFAVRYISQHKDLPRDFEVDDKMISDFRGFLKEKNFTYLNQVEVSLQDMEKNINLEKDKDSFAPALAELKKVILKSKENDFDNSLDYIKKAIKRDLLYSLYGEKAYYEGILLKTDPVVKKAIDILSNKSEYKKFLKG; the protein is encoded by the coding sequence ATGTTAGGTGAAAAAAAATATGGAATTATCGCTCTGGTATTAGCTTTAGCCGCGGTCGGAATAATCTGGATAGTGGGCTTAGGCCAGACTGGAGAGCAGACTCTTCAGGCTCAAGCCCAGCCGCAAAACAAAGATACCATAATGGAGTATAGTAAGCTCCTGGCACAGGTAGCTTACAGCATCAATGACCGGTACGTCGAAAACTTAAATCCAAAAGATTTAGGGTATGCCGGAATAAAAGGGATGTTAGATATTTTAGACCCTTTTTCAGATATGCTGGAGAAAAAGACCTTTAACCGGCTGATGGAGTTTACCCATGGGAAGTATGAAGGTCTGGGAATGACTATCGAGAAGAAAGATAAATATATAATCGTCGTTTCTCCGATGGAAGGGACACCAGCTTTCAGGATGGGGTTAAGAGCCGGAGACAAAATAATCGAGATCGACGGCAAATCGGCCTACGGGATGAGCTCTGAGGAGGCTTCAAATCTGATGAGAGGACCTGCTGGCACTAAGGTTACGCTGAAAATAAAAAGAGAGGGCATCGAAGAACCTTTAGATTACGAGATTGAAAGAGCGGTCATCGCGATAAAGAATGTTCCCTATTACGGAGTAGTTGGAGACGGGATCGGATATATCAGGCTTTCCAGATTCTCTGAAGATACCGGAAAAGAACTCAAAGAAGCTATCCGTGACCTCAAAACCAAGAATATCAAGGGACTGATTTTCGATCTTCGTTTTAATGGCGGAGGACTTCTGAATGAAGGGGTCGAGACCTCCAATCAGTTCTTAGATAAGGATAAGTTAGTAGTCTATACCCAAGGAAAAAAACCAGAAGATCTGATCAAATATTTCGCCAAAGAGGACGCTCTTTATCCTGACAAACCATTAGTGGTCCTGGTGGATGAGCAGACCGCCTCTGCCTCAGAGATCGTGGCTGGAGCCATTCAGGACTGGGACCGGGGTGTGATAATCGGTGATACCACTTACGGGAAGGGCCTGGTGCAGACCGTCCTGAACATGCCGGATGATGTCTACCTGAAATTGACCATTGCCAAATACTACATTCCCAGCGGAAGATGCATACAAAAGCCGGAAAAGTCCAAGAAAAATTTAGCCTTAGCTTTCTCAGACGAAGGGGCTGATAGTACCAAGGCAGATAGTACACAAAATGAAATCTTCCACACGAACGGAGGCAGGGTGGTGTATGGAGGTGGTGGGATTGTGCCGGATATTGTCATACCAGCAGAGAAATTCAAACCGATAGAGATGGATATGGAAAGACAGCAGCTTTTCTTCGATTTTGCGGTTAGGTACATTTCCCAGCATAAAGACCTACCCAGGGATTTTGAGGTAGACGATAAGATGATCTCTGATTTCAGGGGTTTTCTTAAAGAGAAGAACTTCACTTATCTCAACCAGGTTGAAGTTTCCCTTCAGGACATGGAAAAGAATATCAATTTAGAGAAGGACAAGGATTCTTTTGCTCCAGCTCTTGCGGAATTGAAAAAGGTAATTCTGAAGTCAAAGGAAAACGATTTTGATAACAGTCTGGATTATATAAAAAAGGCAATTAAAAGAGATCTCCTTTATAGTCTGTATGGAGAAAAAGCCTATTATGAAGGAATTCTTCTGAAAACTGATCCTGTCGTGAAGAAGGCTATAGATATATTGTCGAACAAATCTGAGTACAAAAAGTTTCTTAAGGGATAA